A genomic region of Psychrobacter sp. M13 contains the following coding sequences:
- the dapF gene encoding diaminopimelate epimerase, protein MLIEFTKMHGLGNDFMVIDLVTQRLDLSAELVQLLGDRHLGIGFDQLLVVEPPMRPDVDFSYRIFNTDGAEVEQCGNGARCFARFVQARKLSFKQRLKVETASGVITLTTDRYGWVEVDMGKPKFEPNEIPFTPKATTKIQNAYHLNVAGTPVQLYVANMGNPHAVIKVDDILEADVAKLGKAIEAHSAFPNNVNVGFVQVMNQRHIRLRVYERGVGETQACGTGACAAVAVGIREGWLDEGEDIRAQLYGGSMVVRWQPGYSVMMTGPTAFVYEGVFSPDGLMAQAGIEPNPS, encoded by the coding sequence ATGTTAATAGAATTTACTAAGATGCACGGTCTAGGTAATGACTTTATGGTTATCGACTTAGTCACTCAGCGTTTGGATTTGAGCGCGGAGTTGGTGCAGTTATTGGGTGATCGTCATCTGGGAATTGGCTTTGATCAGCTGCTGGTGGTCGAGCCACCGATGCGTCCAGATGTTGATTTTAGCTATCGTATTTTTAACACCGATGGCGCAGAGGTTGAACAGTGCGGTAATGGCGCACGTTGTTTTGCCCGCTTCGTACAAGCGCGCAAACTGTCCTTTAAACAGCGTCTAAAAGTTGAGACTGCCAGTGGGGTCATTACTTTGACTACTGACCGTTATGGCTGGGTTGAAGTAGATATGGGTAAGCCAAAGTTTGAGCCCAATGAGATTCCGTTCACGCCCAAAGCCACGACCAAGATCCAAAATGCGTATCATCTTAATGTCGCTGGTACACCAGTACAGCTCTATGTGGCGAATATGGGCAATCCCCATGCCGTGATCAAAGTTGATGACATCTTAGAAGCAGATGTTGCCAAGCTGGGCAAAGCGATTGAAGCGCATTCGGCCTTTCCCAATAACGTCAATGTCGGCTTTGTACAAGTCATGAACCAGCGTCATATTCGACTGCGAGTTTATGAGCGCGGGGTCGGTGAGACGCAAGCCTGCGGCACAGGGGCTTGTGCGGCGGTAGCAGTGGGCATAAGAGAGGGCTGGCTAGATGAGGGCGAGGATATCCGTGCTCAGCTGTATGGCGGCAGTATGGTAGTACGCTGGCAGCCAGGCTATTCGGTGATGATGACAGGGCCGACGGCTTTTGTTTATGAAGGGGTGTTTAGTCCTGATGGACTGATGGCACAAGCAGGAATCGAGCCTAACCCATCGTAA
- a CDS encoding tyrosine recombinase XerC produces MTIANSLKAIETDSALVELLTPVQRWLDILAVRNHSKHTLSAYFAGVRQLALFLRGKQLTWTRCDKRQLAQHISQRIDEDKLALASVQQELSAIRHFYGWLIEEGLARINPTTGYQLKRSPRPLPSIADIDLLSQLLDQPVPETPEQARLWLRDKAMFEVLYSSGLRVGELVALDMTDIDLADLRLRVTGKGNKTRIVPLGNKAATAIKRYLPHRNLWVEQQDSALFISEKLGTRLSSRAVQQRLKVAATRAGIAQNMYPHLLRHCFASHMLSGSGDLRAVQEMLGHSDISTTQIYTHVDFAKLTQVYDRAHPRATHSTSDIE; encoded by the coding sequence ATGACTATTGCTAACTCGCTTAAAGCTATAGAAACAGATTCAGCGCTTGTTGAGCTGCTAACACCTGTGCAGCGCTGGCTCGATATTTTAGCCGTGCGCAACCACTCTAAGCATACTTTGAGCGCTTATTTTGCTGGGGTCAGGCAGCTAGCGTTGTTTTTGCGTGGTAAGCAACTGACGTGGACGCGCTGTGACAAACGTCAATTAGCGCAGCATATTAGTCAGCGTATTGACGAGGATAAGCTGGCGCTGGCGAGTGTGCAGCAAGAGCTATCGGCTATTCGCCATTTTTATGGCTGGTTGATTGAAGAGGGACTGGCGCGTATCAATCCGACGACGGGCTATCAGCTCAAACGCAGTCCAAGACCGCTACCGTCAATCGCGGATATCGATCTACTAAGTCAACTGCTAGATCAGCCTGTACCTGAGACACCAGAGCAGGCGAGGCTGTGGCTGCGTGATAAAGCTATGTTTGAAGTACTCTATAGCAGTGGTTTACGGGTCGGTGAATTAGTAGCGCTGGATATGACGGATATAGATTTAGCCGATTTGCGCCTGCGGGTTACAGGTAAAGGCAATAAGACTCGTATAGTGCCGCTTGGCAATAAGGCCGCTACCGCTATCAAACGCTATCTCCCACACCGTAATCTATGGGTGGAGCAACAGGACAGCGCGTTATTTATTAGCGAAAAGCTCGGTACTCGGCTGTCCAGTCGAGCCGTACAACAACGACTAAAAGTTGCTGCTACGCGTGCAGGTATTGCGCAAAATATGTACCCGCATCTATTGCGTCATTGCTTTGCCTCGCACATGCTCTCAGGCAGTGGTGATCTGCGGGCAGTGCAAGAGATGCTGGGGCATAGCGATATTAGCACCACCCAAATCTATACCCATGTTGATTTTGCTAAGCTGACCCAAGTTTATGATCGCGCTCATCCGCGCGCAACTCATAGTACAAGCGATATAGAATAG
- a CDS encoding nitrilase-related carbon-nitrogen hydrolase, with amino-acid sequence MNNKSLIVAAVQMNSQQDIATNLITIKAAISEASMQGAQLVVLPENCCSMGQQFATAQRFDELSATIASYATEYQTHVLAGSLPCLYRPNGVIVPDGRMRQVSQLFSPDGHQVARYDKIHLFTATVADKQGSYDEALTFEPGEQTVVAPIEVENGVYQLGMMVCFDLRFPALAQRLRQAGAEILSAPAAFTFMTGQAHWSLLLQARALDSQCMVIGAAQGGDHHYKNGSIRQTWGHAAITAFDGTIIDSYDASALTKRTENKDDAPYALVFGSLDIAVQQQGRQRMPIFGCHRLA; translated from the coding sequence ATGAATAATAAATCACTTATCGTGGCGGCTGTGCAAATGAATAGCCAGCAAGATATTGCCACCAATCTAATAACCATCAAAGCCGCTATTAGCGAGGCCAGTATGCAAGGTGCTCAGCTAGTAGTGTTGCCAGAGAACTGCTGTAGCATGGGTCAGCAGTTTGCGACCGCTCAGCGCTTTGACGAGCTATCAGCGACAATTGCCTCTTATGCTACTGAATACCAAACTCACGTGTTGGCAGGCTCGCTACCTTGTCTATATCGTCCAAATGGGGTCATCGTGCCTGATGGGCGTATGCGTCAAGTCAGCCAGCTATTTAGTCCTGATGGTCATCAAGTGGCGCGTTACGATAAGATTCATCTGTTCACTGCGACTGTCGCTGATAAGCAAGGCAGCTATGATGAAGCGTTGACCTTTGAGCCTGGCGAGCAAACAGTGGTGGCTCCTATTGAGGTTGAGAATGGCGTTTATCAATTGGGTATGATGGTGTGTTTTGATCTGCGTTTTCCAGCATTAGCGCAACGCTTGCGCCAAGCGGGTGCTGAGATACTTAGTGCGCCTGCTGCTTTTACCTTTATGACGGGGCAAGCGCATTGGTCGCTACTATTACAGGCACGCGCTTTAGACAGTCAATGTATGGTCATAGGTGCGGCGCAAGGCGGCGATCATCATTATAAGAACGGCAGTATCCGTCAAACATGGGGGCATGCCGCGATTACCGCTTTTGATGGGACCATCATTGATAGCTATGACGCTAGTGCGCTTACTAAGAGAACTGAAAATAAAGACGATGCACCCTATGCGCTAGTATTTGGCTCTTTAGATATAGCGGTGCAACAACAAGGACGACAACGTATGCCTATCTTTGGTTGCCATCGCTTGGCATAG
- a CDS encoding RNA polymerase sigma-54 factor, whose protein sequence is MSMSFGLAASLSTSQKLTPQMQQAIKLLQLSSLELAQEVQAKLDANPLLERIEEEELDYDHADELNHEPNEPMTLEMWNEASAANQKELKSNADSEFGNESDSNSSNDDNYSDSLDKLQQSSLDNEAMDSSDDYSSDSFEYSSFDSGNYASAGGSGSTSSSAGLDELDSYQGSTSATIQDYIRWQLNFKRLSETDVLIANYLVESMDDMGFIRLDIGELLQSLDTMASFYQWDTQIEYDEIAAVLRIIQSCDPLGVGARSLSECLAIQLDKLDSSTDHLAEAHALLSASEHLVSNNIKKLTDLTGLATEQINPALTLLRTLNPAPGLSFQSSQPDYMQPAESYDIPDVLVTPLRGSSTIKSSKKANNTNNTNNTNNKDSSGTPDSWDVRLNPDTLPKLQVNKEYASLVKRGDDSPDNQYLRDNLLDARLFIRSIEERNQNLLKVCTSIIRRQQDFLLYGARAMQPLILKDIAEEVELHESTISRLTTSKSILTPQGLFSLKYFFSSHVSSSDGDISSTAISEMIKQLIADENPKKPLSDSRLQSALQEEGIDIARRTVAKYREALNIGSSTYRKQKY, encoded by the coding sequence ATGAGTATGTCGTTTGGCTTGGCAGCTAGTCTTAGCACCTCACAAAAGCTGACCCCACAGATGCAGCAAGCTATCAAGCTATTGCAGCTATCTAGTCTTGAGCTGGCGCAAGAGGTCCAAGCTAAACTCGATGCCAACCCCTTATTAGAGCGAATAGAGGAAGAAGAGCTTGATTACGATCATGCCGATGAGCTAAACCACGAGCCAAATGAGCCGATGACGCTTGAGATGTGGAATGAGGCCAGTGCAGCCAACCAAAAAGAGCTTAAGTCAAATGCTGATAGTGAGTTTGGTAATGAGTCCGACTCTAATAGTAGCAACGATGATAACTATTCAGACAGCTTAGATAAATTACAGCAAAGTAGTCTAGATAATGAGGCTATGGATAGCAGTGATGATTATAGTAGCGACAGCTTTGAGTATAGCAGTTTTGATAGTGGCAACTATGCCTCAGCTGGCGGTTCAGGCTCAACGAGTAGCAGCGCTGGATTGGACGAATTGGACAGCTATCAAGGCAGCACCAGTGCCACTATTCAAGACTATATACGCTGGCAATTGAACTTCAAGCGGTTATCAGAGACCGATGTTTTGATTGCCAATTATTTGGTTGAGTCGATGGATGATATGGGTTTTATTCGACTCGATATCGGCGAGCTTTTGCAAAGTCTCGATACGATGGCCAGCTTCTATCAGTGGGACACTCAAATAGAATATGATGAGATAGCTGCTGTTCTACGTATCATTCAGTCCTGCGATCCGCTAGGCGTTGGCGCACGGAGTTTGAGCGAGTGTCTAGCTATACAATTAGATAAGCTCGATTCGAGCACTGACCATCTGGCAGAGGCTCATGCCTTATTGAGTGCCAGCGAGCATCTAGTGAGTAATAATATCAAAAAGCTCACTGACCTGACGGGCTTAGCTACAGAGCAAATCAATCCTGCATTAACATTACTGCGTACCCTAAACCCTGCTCCTGGATTATCTTTTCAGAGTAGTCAGCCTGATTATATGCAGCCTGCCGAGAGCTACGATATACCCGATGTATTAGTGACTCCGCTACGGGGTAGTAGCACTATCAAATCATCCAAAAAAGCCAATAACACCAATAACACCAATAACACCAATAATAAAGACAGCTCAGGCACACCCGATAGTTGGGATGTAAGATTGAATCCTGATACTTTGCCCAAACTACAAGTTAATAAAGAGTATGCCAGTTTAGTTAAGCGCGGCGATGATAGTCCTGACAACCAGTATCTACGAGATAATCTGCTTGATGCGCGGCTTTTTATACGCAGTATTGAAGAGCGTAATCAAAATTTACTAAAAGTATGTACTAGCATTATTCGTCGCCAGCAAGATTTTTTATTGTATGGTGCGCGTGCTATGCAGCCCTTAATCCTTAAAGATATCGCTGAAGAGGTAGAGCTTCACGAATCTACTATTTCACGTTTGACGACCAGCAAATCTATTTTGACGCCTCAAGGACTATTTTCATTAAAATACTTTTTTTCATCGCACGTAAGTAGTAGTGATGGTGATATTTCCTCAACGGCTATCAGTGAGATGATCAAACAGCTTATCGCTGATGAAAATCCTAAAAAACCGCTCTCAGACAGTCGATTACAAAGTGCTTTGCAAGAAGAAGGTATCGATATCGCTCGTCGCACCGTTGCCAAATATCGTGAAGCTTTGAATATCGGCTCATCGACCTATCGTAAACAAAAGTATTAG
- the hpf gene encoding ribosome hibernation-promoting factor, HPF/YfiA family → MNVSISGHHITVTDAMNAAVSEKLEKIERHFDQIQSIQVILSLDNSGASDGGQKSNKAEAIMRVSGKEMFVQAFDDDMYKAINDMSDKLERQVRKYKTRQESKKTQGAGRDGRYIDNDVADVASAI, encoded by the coding sequence ATGAATGTTTCGATCAGTGGTCATCATATCACCGTAACCGACGCGATGAATGCAGCGGTAAGCGAAAAATTAGAAAAAATCGAGCGTCATTTTGATCAAATTCAGAGTATCCAAGTTATTTTATCTTTGGATAACAGTGGCGCTAGTGATGGCGGTCAAAAAAGTAACAAGGCTGAAGCTATAATGCGCGTCTCAGGCAAAGAGATGTTTGTACAAGCGTTCGATGATGATATGTATAAAGCTATCAATGATATGTCCGATAAGCTTGAGAGACAAGTCCGTAAATATAAGACGCGTCAAGAGAGTAAAAAGACTCAAGGAGCAGGACGTGATGGGCGTTATATAGATAATGATGTCGCTGATGTGGCCTCTGCGATTTAA
- the thiS gene encoding sulfur carrier protein ThiS → MSIITVNGKTLQTTHQTLQLVVNELGLSVGRYAVEVDGELIPKSELGLMRVVDGMTIEVVQAVGGG, encoded by the coding sequence ATGAGTATTATCACCGTCAATGGTAAGACATTACAGACCACACATCAAACGCTACAGCTAGTAGTTAATGAGCTGGGACTAAGTGTTGGGCGCTATGCAGTCGAAGTCGATGGTGAGCTCATTCCCAAAAGTGAGCTGGGACTAATGCGTGTCGTAGACGGAATGACTATCGAAGTGGTGCAAGCCGTTGGTGGTGGCTGA
- a CDS encoding DUF423 domain-containing protein — MVNWIGIGAINMAIAVGLGAFGAHGLKNIASAEQLAWWHTATLYLLVHAIGLLIVGLLIRLNYATQTSAWLLQIGIIIFAGSLYSMALGAPRWFGAITPIGGVLMIAGWLWLAVTALRLGNSTL, encoded by the coding sequence ATGGTGAATTGGATAGGTATCGGCGCTATTAATATGGCTATTGCTGTAGGTCTTGGCGCTTTTGGTGCACATGGTCTAAAGAATATCGCCAGTGCTGAGCAGTTAGCGTGGTGGCATACCGCTACTTTATACTTATTGGTTCATGCTATCGGCCTGTTGATCGTCGGCTTATTAATTCGCCTAAATTATGCTACTCAGACCAGCGCTTGGCTATTACAGATTGGAATCATTATATTTGCAGGTAGTTTATATTCGATGGCGTTAGGCGCTCCGCGTTGGTTTGGTGCTATCACTCCTATCGGCGGTGTGCTTATGATTGCAGGGTGGCTGTGGTTAGCAGTGACTGCATTGCGCTTAGGAAATAGCACTCTATAG